In the genome of Planococcus donghaensis, the window CTCTTGTTCAGATGAATGAGCATACGGGTTAGCTAATACGGCAAGTAGCTTATGCAGCACGCTATAGTCTCCTCTGAATTCAGCAGCTTCTAATGCCTCTTCAACTCGGTGGTTACGAGGAATTATTGCCGGGTTATTGTCTCGCATTAATTGGTGACTTTGTTCTAAGGTCTCGTCTTGCCGGTCGAGACGTGCTTGCCAAGAGCTGTGCCAAGCTTTAAACTCGTTTGCGTTAACTAACTCGCTTTCTTCTAGCTTGTTAAATGTTAACGCACGGAATGTATTCGTATAGTCGGCCTCATACTGGTGCATTAGATTTAGCAATTCCTCTACTAACGCTGAATCTTCCTCTTCTGAATTAAAAATACCCAGTTTCTGACGCATGCCAGCAAGCCAATTGTGCTCAAATAATCCAATGTATTTACTTAGCTCAGCTTGAGCGATACTAACAGCTTCTTCAGGTGTGTCGTGAAGTAGCGGTAAGAGACTTTCACCGAATCGCGCTAAATTCCAACCAGCAATCATTGGTTGATTGCCGTATGCATAACGACCTTGGGTATCAATTGAACTGAAAACGGTCTTTGGATCAAAACTGTTCATAAATGCGCAAGGACCATAGTCAATCGTTTCGCCGCTAATGGCCATGTTGTCGGTATTCATTACGCCATGAACAAAACCAACCAATTGCCATTTAGCAATCAATGCAGCTTGACGCTGAATCACTTCACGGAAAAAAGTCAAATAGCGATTTTCGCCGTTTAGAATATGTGGGAAATGTCGTTCTATGGTGTAATCTGCCAGTGTTTTTAACTCTTCTTTTTCAGCAAAACGAGCGGCGTATTGAAACGTGCCTACGCGCAAGTGACTATCGGCAATACGTGTCATAATGGCACCTGGTAGTGGAGTCTCCCGACGCACCATTTCACCGGTTTCAACTACAGCTAAACTGCGTGTTGTCGGAATACCAAGCCCATGCATAGCTTCACTGATCAAGTATTCGCGGAGCATCGGTCTTAGCGCAGCACGACCATCGCCACCTCTCGAATAAGCTGTTCTCCCAGAACCTTTTAACTGAATATCGACGCGCTTGCCAGCAGGGGTTAGTTGCTCACCAAGCAATAATGCGCGACCATCACCAAGCATGGTGAAATTGCCAAATTGATGTCCCGCATAAGCTTGAGCAAGTGGGGTACTCCCAACGGGAACGGCATTTCCTGCAAGAATGGCAATGCCTTCTTCACTCGTTAATTGAGTGGGGTTTAAGCCGAGTTGAGCGGCCAAAGCCTTATTGAACAGAACCAGTTTCGGAGCCGGTACAGGGTTAACTGAAAACGTGCTATAAAAAATTTCAGGCAGGCGTGAATAACTATTATCGAGCTGCCATCCAATATGAGTTTGTTCTTTTTTATTCATTATAAATTCTCCTTTTTTAGTAGGATGTGTTTCTATTATACCCTCTTGTATCAGCAAACATGTATGTGCTGTTTGAGTGATTTGTGTGTGTTATAATTCAATTAATTGGAAGTTGAATTTTCGAACAATAAGGAGGGGTGGTAGTGAGTAATGAAAAAGTTCTTTTTGTATTGCTAGATGAGTATGCAGATTGGGAAGCGGCTTCATTGGCAGCTGCCTTAAACGAAGAACCTGAAGGTCAAGGACAACAATTTGACGTGAAGACCGTTTCGTTGACGAAAGATCCCATTAAATCTATTGGCGGTTTCACGGTACTCCCAGATTACGATATAAGGGATGTGCCAGAAGATTTTGCAGGGTTAATCTTAATTGGCGGAAATTCATGGAGAAAAGAAGAAAGCAAGCAAGTCATGGAATTGGTAAACAAAGCCATTGAGAAAGAAGTCGTGGTAGGGGCAATTTGTGATGCGACCGTGTTTTTAGGTAGAAATGGTTTATTTAACACCATTCCACATACTAGCAACTATTTAGAAAGCTTGAAAAAAGTGGCAGGAGAAAACTATAACAACGAAAGTGGCTATCTAGAACAGCAGGCGGTACGCAGCGGAAAAATAATTACGGCAAACGGCTCTGCATTTTTAGAGTTTGGAAAAGAAGTACTTGAGGCATTAAATTCTGCGCCTCAAAAGGAAATTGATGAATGGTACGTTTTTTTAAACAGGGCTATTATGAGTTTATGAAAACGAACCAATAAGAGAAACTTAAAAACCACTTCCGATTGTGAGATAGAGTCTACAATCGGAAGTGGTTTTTTGGTTAGCAGTTGAATTTCTCCAAAAGTTAAGCATGCTCATGCCTTTGGATGGGTAAAGAACTAAATAAGGAGGAATCGATATGACGATAACAACACAATATATATTTGAACCATTTACTTTCACATCTGGAGTAACTGTCAAAAACCGTATTTTGATGGCACCAATGACGACTTCCTCTTCAGATGCAAATGGAGACGTTACAGATGAAGAATTGCTGTATTACAAGCGACGCGCTGAGAGTGGTCTTGGGGCAGTTATTACAGCCTGCGCACATGTTGAACCGCTAGGCATCGGCTTTCCGGGACCTTTTGGTGCAGATAGTGACGAAAGAGTTGAAAGTCTGAGGCGATTGGCAACCACCATTCAAGAAGCAGGGTCTAAAGCGATTCTTCAACTTTACCATGCTGGACGTATGTCGAATGAGAAACTATTAAATGGTGAACAGCCGGTTTCGGCAAGTGCTGTTCCAGCGCTGCGTCCCAATGCAGAAACACCACGTGAAATGAGCCATGAAGAAATTGAAAGAACGGTAAAAGCATTTGGAGAAGCAACAAGACGTGCCATTCAGGCTGGTTTTGATGGAGTGGAAATTCACGGAGCTAATACGTATTTAGTTCAGCAATTTTTCTCTCCACATTCCAATACTCGTACCGATCAATGGGGCGGCGATGTCTACAAACGCATGGCATTTCCTCTCGCTGTGATTGAGTCGATTCAAGAAGCGGTAGCAGAACACGCCGATAAACCGTTTGTTGTGGGTTATCGCATTAGTCCAGAAGAGCGGGAAGAGCCGGGAATCACAATGGATGATACGCTAAAGTTTTTGACTGCCATTGCGGACCAAGGGATCGATTATGTCCATGTCTCTGTCGGTCGATTTTTTGGTGGATCTATTCGCGAAGAAGATAACCGGTCACGTGTAGAAATCATTCAACAACATATTGGCAAACGCGTTCCCGTCATCGGCGTAGGTGGATTGCAGACCTTAAGTGATGTGAAAGAAGCGTTAGAAGTTACGCCGTTAGTATCACTTGGTCACGCGTTAATTATGGATCCGGACTGGCTTTCAAAAGTTCAAAAAAGCCGTGATGAAGAAATACATCAAGCCATTTATTTAAGTAAAAAAGAACAGCTGGATATTCCTGAAAATCTTTGGAATATGGTAACTAATGCACCAGGCTGGTTTCGAGTGGAAGAGTAAAAGTGAAAAACAGCGATTCCTGAGTTTATTCTAGGAATCGCTGTTTTGATTAAATAGAAGACGCTGCTGATTTTCTTGAAAATATAGTACGTCTTTTTCCCATTATGTTGACAAGCATAACGCCGGTGATAGCAATAATGCCGCCAATAAGTGACAGTGGAGTCGGCAATTCATGCAACCACACCCAAGCAACAATAATTGCCACTGCGGGTTCTAAGTAAATGAGACTTGAAACAGAGCTAGCGTTAGCAAGTGATAACGCAGTTGCCCACGTCACATAGGCAATCGCAGCAGGGAAAATGCCGACATAGAGGGTGGCCAAATGAGCTTCTAACGTAGCACTTTGCATAGCATTTAAAAGACCAGGCGAAAAGATGAGAAATGGAATCGTACCAGCCCAAGTAAAGTAAGCAGTCAATTCGATGGCTGTATAACGAGTTAACAGCGACTTTTGAAACACGAAGAATATAGCCGATGCAAAAGCAGCGATTAATACGAGTAAAGCTCCATTTGTCAAAGTTAGAGATGTACCGGTAGAACCAAATGCAATAATCGATATGCCGATAAAACCAATAGCAAGCCCAATCCAACCTAAGCGAGTCAAACGTTCTTTCAAAATAAAAGTCGCAATTAATGCCGTGAAAATCGGCCCAGCCCCCACAAGCATACCAGCCGTTCCAGCAGAAATGGTTTCCATTCCAAACGTCACAAAAATATGATAGATACTAATCCCGATCCATCCGAGTATCAAAATGCGGACGATATCGCTTTTTTGAGGAAGACGAAATTTTGTTCGGGGCCCCAATGCATATACTAAAAAAAGAGAAGAAGCGATTAAGAAACGAATCAGTACATTTTGCCCTGCGTCATATCCGCCTTGCAGCCCAATTCGAATTGCTGCGAAAGAAGAACCCCATATTAAAACTGAAAATAAGGCTAATGAAAAAGCTTTTGCGTTCAAGAAATCTCCCCCAGTAACCAATGATTGTTCACTGATTATTTTGTCTGAAACAATAAAAACAGACAGCTCTTAGTATATTCTTTTCAAGAGGCAATGTCTCTACTGAAAACAGCATTAGGCAGTCTTTCTTTCAAGGGTTAAAATCAAAAGAAGTGTGGGTTAGTTTTTCGGATAGTTCCCATAGCCTGCAAGAGAGTTCAGAGTTTGTTGCTTTAATATGCGGAGTTCCAATAGCGGGATAACCTTTTCGTTGGAATTGTCCAAGTGGCCCAACGTATTCGCCACCTGTTAAACCGGGTTCGGTCGCAGCATAAATAGTGGCCAAGGCACCCATATGGGGGGGCTGCAGAAACAAATTAGCGATTTTTTTGAAAATCGCTGGAATTTCTCGATTGCCAAGTTTTAAAATGTTGGTAGCAGAAACTCCAGGGTGACAGGCGATACTAATCGTTTGGAAATCATGTTCTTTTAAACGTTTATCCAACTCAAGCGCAAAATACAAATTGGCTAGTTTGCTTTGATTATAAAACTTTTTGGCATGATAGCTTTTCGCGCCGTCTAGATTATCAAAGTCAATGGCTCCCCGGCTATGGGCACGGCTACTGACAGTTACAATTCGGGAGTTAGGAGTTTTTTCGAGCAAAGGTAAAAGTAACGCAGTTAGCGCAAAATGGCCAAGATGATTGCTGCCAAACTGCAATTCAAAACCATCTGCAGTTTTTCCAAAAGGCGGTGCCATAATGCCTGCATTATTAATCAATAAGTCGAGTGTATCAAATGATGTCTTCACCTGTTCTACGAATGACCGTATACTATCTAGACTTGCCAGGTCGAGGGGCATGACAATGATTCGGGCTGAGGTGTACAGTTTCTGTAATTCTTTACGTGCGGAATGCCCTTTTTCGATATTCCGTACAGCGAGAATGACTGTTGCACCTTTTGTGATAAGTCCTTTCGCCGTTTCGAAACCAAGCCCGCTATTGCCACCTGTTATAATCGCTGTTTTTCCTGTAAGCAAAAGATCACGTCCTTTATTTCCGTTTTCCCGAAAAGCAGGAATTGCTGTCTTTCATTTTATCGGTTACATACCACTTTTGGAAATCTTATTTGCTAGATAATGTGGTTATTGGACTGGTCGCATGCAAAAGTTAGCGGTAACATATACCAAAGGAGGCGGGATGAATCCATGGAGATCTCGATTAATGAGTTGACTAAAACTTTTAAAGATCGGCTAGCCGTAGATCATCTATCGCTAACAATTAGGCAAGGTGAGTTTTTTGCGCTTTTGGGGGAAAATGGAGCTGGAAAAACCACCACCATTAAATTACTCAGTTGTTTATTGAAACCAACAAGTGGTGATGCGATTATGCTAGGTGATAGCATTTCGAGAAATCCGCAAGCAGTCAAAGAAAAGTTGAATATTTCTCCGCAAGAAACAGCAATTGCACGTAACTTAACTGTCAAAGAAAATTTGGAGTTTATTGCTAAAATATATGGCAGTGATAAAGAAACAGCAGAACAAAAAGCAAATAGCCTAATGGAGAAGTTAGGAATTACGGACCGGGCACAAAGTAAAGGCAGAACTTTATCTGGAGGATTAGAACGTCGAGTGAGTATTGCTATGGCCCTAATCTCAGAGCCGCAAATTCTTTTTCTAGACGAACCAACAGTAGGACTGGATGTTCGCGCGAGATTGGATTTATGGGAAATGCTACTGGAGTTAAAAGGGCACATTACGATTATTTTAACAACACATTACTTAGAGGAAGTCGAAGCACTGGCGGACCGTATCGGTATTATGCATAAAGGGAAATTATGTGCCCTTGGAACACTAGATGAATTAAAGAGACAAACAAGGCAGAACAAATTGCAAGATGTCTTTTTGCAATTGACGGCGGAGGTCGAAAAATGAAGAAAGCATGGGTGTTTGCAGAACGCAATCGCAAAGAAATTTTACGCGATCCAATGACTTTACTTTTCGGTATAATCTTGCCATTGATCATGCTTTGGCTATTTTCATTGATGGCTGATAATATGCCTTTTGACCTTTTTCAGCTGGATCAGCTAGCACCTGCTATTATTGTTTTTAGCTTTTCGTTTATTTCCTTGTTTAGTGGCATGCTCATTGGGAGAGATAAAAGTAGCTCGTTTTTAATGAGAATTTTCGCATCACCACTGACTGCGACTGAATATTTACTCGGCTATGCTTTACCACTAGTGCCAGTCGCGCTAATTCAAATATGTGCCTGCTATATTACCGCACTTTTGTTAGGGATGCCTATGACGTTTTCTGCGATTCCTGCATTCGGTGTAGTAGCAGTCATTTCGTTTCTGTATATTGGGTTTGGGCTATTATTTGGTACTTTTTTTACCGATCGACAAGTGGGAGCCTTGTTTGCGATTTTCGTCAATCTCACATCATGGTTGAGTGGAACTTGGTTTGAATTGGATTTAATCGGAGGGAGCTTTCAAAAAATTGCTTATTACCTTCCATTTGCCCATGCGGTAGAGGCTTCAAGAGCTGCTTTTGCTGGTGATTATGCTGCTGTTTTAGTCCCCATGATTTGGGTGGTGACGTATACAGTCGCATTATTTGGAATTACTGTATGGGGGTTTAGAAAGAAGATGCGTGGATAAAACAAGCGTCCTACGGGCATTTTTAATGAAAAGAGGGGGGATGCATAAGTGGGCTATGTAGAAGAATTACGAAATATTGTGGGGCACAGGCCGCTTATATTAGTAGGTGCAGTTGTCGTCCTTGTTGACCCAAATGGGCGTTTATTGCTTGAGGAAAGGAAGTTCCCAGAAGGTTTGTGGGGACTTCCTGGGGGCTTGATGGAACTAGGCGAATCTACAGAAGATACAGCAAAACGAGAGGTTTTGGAGGAAACTGGAATTAGTGTAGAAGAGTTAAAGTTGATTAATGTGTACTCAGGGCCCAGTCAGTTTGTAGTCGCTAAAAATGGGGATGAATATTACGTCGTAACAACTGCATACTATTCGGATATGTATAGTGGTGAGTTAACGGTCGATCAAGAAGAATCTATTAGTTTTAAATTCTTTTCTCCAGAAGAGTTGCCTGACAGACTGGTTGGCAGTCACAGAAGAGTAATTAAAGAATTTCTTAAACATTACTATTCGTCAGTATTAGCCAAATAACTAAAAATCATTCAATAAATAGAAAACGGCATTTTCATTGATTTAGATGAAAATGCCGTTTTTATTAAGTGAAATTATATTCTACACCAGTAAGTTTTTCTGAAACATCCCATAGTTTTAGCGAAACGGCTTTATCACGGGCAGATGCATGAGGCGTATCAAGTGCTGGATAACCTTTACGTCGCCCTCTACCATCGGGTCCGATATACTCTCCGCCTTTAAGTTCGGAGTCGGTTGCAGCATAAACAGCAGGTAAAGCACCTAATGCAGGCGGTTGTAAAATGTTGTGCATGAGTGATTTTAAAAATTGAGGTGCATCTCGGTTACCTAGCTTAAAAATATTGGTCGCAGAAATCCCGGGATGACAAGCAATACTCAAAGTTTGTATATTGTGCTCTTTAAAGCGTGTATCCAATTCTTGTGCAAATAATAGATTGGCGAGCTTGCTTTGCCCGTAAAACTTCATCGCTTTATAACCTTTGGAACCGTCAAGATTATCAAAGTCAATGCGAGCCCCTTTATGAGCAAGGCTGCTAAGAGACACAACCCGCGAATGGGGTGTTTTTTTCAGTAAAGGCAGCAGTAACCCTGTCAAAGCAAAATGCCCGAGATGGTTACTACCAAATTGGAGTTCAAATCCATCCGTCGTTTTAGAATAAGGCGGTGCCAAAACGCCGGCATTATTGACTAGTAGGTCAAGAGAGTCATATTGCTTTTGAAAATTTTCTACAAATAAACGAACACTTGCAAGATCTGCTAAATCCAGTTTCATCACAGATACACGGGCTTCTCGGTTGTGTTGGAGAATCGAGTCCCGTGCCTGTTGACCTTTTTCTATATTACGGACAGCCATCACGATGTGTGCACCACAATCGACAAAGACTTTAGCGGCTTCTAAGCCAATGCCACTGTTAGCGCCTGTAATGATCGCAGTCTTTCCAGTTAATTGTTTCAAACGATCAGCTCCTGAGTAATGGACTTTGTACTTACTTAAAAATACCATGCTCTACGTAATGTAACAAATAGTAAAATTCAGAAAATAGTTTTCTTTACATATTTCTGTCGTAGAAGGGTAAAGAAAAACTATCAATTAAAATCGGGAGCGATAAGATGGACAAAAATGAAAAACTAGCAGGACTGGCTTTTTTGTTATTACTTGGCGGCTTAGGCCTTGCTTCACTGTTTATTGTGTTGTTTGCAGAACTAGCAGAGGAAGTCATGGACCAAGAAGTAAGTTTATTCGATGATTTTATTATCAATGGGATACAAGCAATTTCAAGTACGACTATGGATACGATTATGTTCGTTTTTACTGAAATGGGCTCTGTCTGGTTTTTAACCTTATCATCCATCATCATTTTACTTGTGTTAGGAGTAAAAATGAAAGATAAATGGGGCGTATTGTTTTTTATTATCGCCGTAGGGGGAGGCTCTCTTTTAACCTTATTGTTGAAGAATTTGTACCTCCGAGACCGGCCGAGTATTAACGAGGAAATTGATGCAATCGGTTATAGTTTTCCTAGCGGTCACTCAATGGGCTCGTTGATTTTTTATGGCTTTGTGATATACCTCGTTATTCGAACACACCAACGACCGTGGATTCAATGGACAGTGGTTACTGTATTGAGTTTACTTATTATTACAATTGGCACAAGTCGAATTTATTTGGGTGCTCATTTTCCAAGCGATGTATTGGCAGGATATATAGCGGGTCTGATTTGGTTAATGCTTAACCTTATTGCATTAGAATGGATTCAATGGCACAGCAAAAGCCCGGTGCCAGCCGTTCATGCACTTCGTCAATTGCTCGGGCCTTTGTACAAAAAACTTCTTACGAAAGTACCTTTTTTCTCTAAATAAAGTAGAAAATTGTTTAGGAAAACCGCATGTGCAAGCCAAATGGCCAAGCACATGCGGTTTTCTGTGTACTTATTGAATTTCTTCAAATGTATTTTTTATGACGTCGTTGCTAACGTGGCCCGTCTGACTTTTAACTAATGTCCCGTCAGAACCGATATAAACGGATGTGGGATAGCCGATAACGCCATACTCATCAAAAAAAGTACCACCTTCATCTAACAACACCGTAATATTTTCTGCGTTTGGAAAGCCTTCAAACCATTTTGTAAATGATTCACTGCTTTTTTCAGCATTCGAGCTAGGTGATACGATTGTCAACACAGCAAAATCGTTTTCTTCACCAGCTAACGTATTCAATTCCTCCATGCCACTTAAACAAATTGAACACCAAGAAGCCCAGAACTTCACATACACTTTCTGTCCAGCATAATCAGCAAGATTTTGCTGATTGTCTTCTAAATCCACTAACTCAAAAGACGGCGCAAGCTTTGTAGCATTTTTTTCAGTTGGAGCGCATCCACCCACTACGAATAATAAAGCTAGCAGTAAACTGATTTTTACCCACACTTTCATCGCAATCATCCTTTACTGTGAACGAGCTTAGCAAATCTTTGTACCTCTATCATATAGTGAACACACGATAAAAGACATTAGGGGAACTCGACAAACCCCTCTTCGGTAGAAGAGGGGTTTCAGCTTGTAGACAAAAGAGTTATTATGTTATTTAACGAATAAATATTCGTCTTATCCTATATACTGGATCCTTCGCTCCATGCGGACGCTTTCCGCGGACGAAGCGCTGAGCCTCCTCGTCGCAAGCTCCTGCGGGGTCTCATCACTCCGTTTTTCCGCAGGAGTCGCCGCATTGCGCTTCGGATCCTTGTGCGATTACTCGTTACTCCTCTTGAAAATAAATTCGCTGGTTACTCTCTCTAATTAGGGCAATATGCTAACAACCGTTCTGGCCACGAAGACTCCTATGGGACAGCGAAAGCTGAAGACCCCGCAGGAACGCAAGTGACGAGGAGGCTGAAGCTGAGCCCATGGAAAGCGTAGTGGCCAGAACGGTTGTGGTTATACAAAACTATACATTTTCAATAGACTTTGTCTACAGTCTGAACCCCCTCTTCGGTAGAAGAGGGGGTTGCTTATTGACCATGTCTTATTAAAGCGTATAGTAGTGTGAACTTCCAATTGGACTCGGCTTTAGTCTATTCGCTTGCTTTAATTTGTTGCCAAGCATTTTTTCGAATGATCAAATCAGATACGTGAAGTTCTTCAGTAGCCGTCTCAATAAATTCGCTACATCGTTCAATCGCTACTTCTTGGCCTGAATCAATTTCATAACAACTCCCACTTCCGGCTGGTGAAGTTAAATCAGGTTCGAAATAAAGCTCTTCGTATCGAAACGCACCGTCGCGAAATACCGTCAAATTACTGCTTTCATCTAGTAAAGACTCTCCCAACATGTGGGATGGAGTAATCCCAACGATATCAAGAATCGTCGGTGCAATATCAATTTGTCCGCCTACACGATCAACTGTTCCAGCCTCTTTTGAATTAGGAAGTTTGATAAAGAGCGGGACTTGACGATCAAGTTCGAATAATGCCATTTCTGTTTCGGCATTCAGTTCTTGTGCCATTTCACTTTCTTCTTGAGTAAGTCCGCTGTCATGATCGCCATAAAAAACGATTAAAGAATCGTCCCACATCTCTTTTTGTTTTAATTGGTCGATTATAGTACCGACAGCGCCATCTACATAATGAACGGTTTCATAATACCCTTTTAACAAGGGATCTTCATAACCGGTCAAATTCAGTTCTTCGAAATTATCAGGAATGGTATACGGTGTATGGCTTGATAAGGCCACCATAAATGCAAAGTAAGGTTCTTTTAATTGTTCCGCAAGCTCTACAGAAGTAGTTAAGAAATCTTCATCGTTTACAGCCATCCCAATATCTTGTGCGTCAGGAAAATCCGGGCGGCTAAAAAATTGATTAAAGCCAATATTTTTGTATACTTCGTCCCGGTTCCAGAAATCTTTTTTAAATGCATGCATAGCGGCTGTATCGTAGCCTGCATTTTTTAGTAGTTCTGGTAACGCATCAAATTCATTTTCTGCAGCGTAACGTGTATAAACAGATCCTGACTTTAATGAATAAAGCGAAGTCAACGTAATGAATTCTGCGTCCGAAGTACGACCTTCATGCGTTTGGTGATAAAACGAAGGAAAAAATAACGCTTCTTTTCTTAAGGCATTTAAATGAGGTGTTAGTTCTTGTCCGTTAACTTGATGATCAATTACAGAAGTTTGAAACGATTCTAATTGGACTACAATGATATTCGGTTTTTCTGAGTCAGATACAGTTGAGGGTGTATCGGGTACAACTTTACGAATTCGTTGTTCTTCTTCTTTAGTTAACGTGCTCTCATCGAAGAGAAAAGAGCCGATACCTTGAGCAAAATCTAATCCGTGATACCCCCAAAATCCAAGCTGGTAATATTCACGCATATTCGAAATCGACTCCCCAACAAGCCACTCTTCTTCATTGCTGTAACTCATGACTAACGGGATTACAACCAATGCAAGTCCTACTACAAATCCAGTACCCGCATAAATTCGTTTAGTTTTTTTAGTCACCACGTCTTCTTTCTTACGAGTAGCAAAAAGGAATAACGAGAAGAAAAGCAAATCGGCAAAAAAGAGGAAGTCTTTCGCTTCAATTAATGTTAAGAATCCACCACCAACATCACTCATTTGCGTAATATCGGCAATGAGTACGATAGATAGTAAATCAGTGAAATAACGATAATACCATAAGTCAGAAACTAGTAAGGTACTATGCAAAAACAGCAACACAAGCAAAATCCAGTTTCGCTTTTTTCTAGTTAATAATAAAGTCCAGCTAGATAAGACCACTATAGAAGCGAGATTAAGAACAAAAAAACTAAATGAAAACTGAGTACCAGCATACAGGCTGAATAAGAATATTTTTGAAATGGATAGGATTAAGTAAATCCAATACTCCAGAAACTTCATTAGGCACCTCCGAATAAAATTTTTCTGTCTTATAAAATAAAACAAAGTTGTACTTCTTAATTACCACTCGAGAGAAGTGTAGAAACATCGAGTGAAAGAGAGAAGTACACGTTTGGTCGTTTAAACAGAAGACAGAAAAGGGTATTTACTAGTAGAGAAGAGATAAGAGTAAGTTTTGAGGAGTAATGTTAGAAAGGAGAATTAGCTATGAAGTTATCAAAAAAGAAATCAACTGCTAATATAGTAGAAAATACCGGATGCAAATATCCAGTTTTATCTGTTGGACAAAAGTTCACAGTAGATTATGGTAAACAGAAATCGCTATATGGGAAATGGCAAGTGATAGAAAATGACAAAGCACCGTTCTATTTATGTAGTCGGATTTTAGAAAATGGCCAAGTTTCTAAACGAAGATCGGCGGATCACCGCCGGCAATTTTTTGAAGCGGAAATTTATTATGCATTGACTAAAAAAGAGTGAAAAAAATAAGAGGAAAGTAAAACCACTGCTTAGTTACAAAAAAAGCAGTGGTTTTTAGTAAGAATAAATAAGTTATAGTAAAAAAGAGACAGTTTTTTAAAAATAAATAGATTATTTTGAATTTTGATGTAATATAAAAGTATTACATAAGAGAGCTTGGTGATACATAGGATGAAATCGAAACAACAAGACATTGAAGTACCATTTGGATTAGCACTTATTCCATTAGTCGTCATGATTGCCGTTATGGCACTCACCATTATTGTGTTCGAAGGAAGTCCGCACTTACCTTTAGCCATAGGAGCCATCGTTGCTGGAGTTATTGCTTGGCGAATGGGGTATAAATGGGAAACAATCGAAGAAGGAGCTTATAAAGGAATCCGTCTTGCGCTTCCTGCAATCGTTATTATAATCGTCGTGGGTATGATTATTGCTTCTTGGATTGGCGGCGGTATTATAGCAACCATGATTTTTTATGGTTTACAAATCATTACGCCTTCTTTATTTTTACTAACCATCTGCATTATTTGTGCAATTGTTTCTCTCGCAATCGGGAGTTCTTGGTCGACAATGGGCACAATTGGTGTTGCGGGAATGGGAATCGGAATGAGCATGGGAATTCCAGCTGCGATGGTAGCAGGAGCCGTTATATCAGGATCTTATTTTGGTGATAAAATGTCACCCTTATCAGATACGACAAATTTAGCATCGGGTATTACCAATACCAATTTATTTGAACATATTAAGCATATGATGTATACGACTGTACCAGGACTAGTGATTGCTTTAGTCGTTTACTTTTTCTTAGGTCGCCAATTTGTTGGATCAACAATTGATGAAGGAAATATCCAAGCGATTTTGTCCTCATTAGATAGCAACTTCTTAATTTCACCTTGGTTATTATTAGTACCTGCAATGATTATCGTTTTAGTGGCTTTGAAAGTGCCAGCTTTACCATCATTATTAATTGGAGTCTTTTTAGGT includes:
- a CDS encoding DMT family transporter, with the translated sequence MNAKAFSLALFSVLIWGSSFAAIRIGLQGGYDAGQNVLIRFLIASSLFLVYALGPRTKFRLPQKSDIVRILILGWIGISIYHIFVTFGMETISAGTAGMLVGAGPIFTALIATFILKERLTRLGWIGLAIGFIGISIIAFGSTGTSLTLTNGALLVLIAAFASAIFFVFQKSLLTRYTAIELTAYFTWAGTIPFLIFSPGLLNAMQSATLEAHLATLYVGIFPAAIAYVTWATALSLANASSVSSLIYLEPAVAIIVAWVWLHELPTPLSLIGGIIAITGVMLVNIMGKRRTIFSRKSAASSI
- a CDS encoding NADH-dependent flavin oxidoreductase; protein product: MTITTQYIFEPFTFTSGVTVKNRILMAPMTTSSSDANGDVTDEELLYYKRRAESGLGAVITACAHVEPLGIGFPGPFGADSDERVESLRRLATTIQEAGSKAILQLYHAGRMSNEKLLNGEQPVSASAVPALRPNAETPREMSHEEIERTVKAFGEATRRAIQAGFDGVEIHGANTYLVQQFFSPHSNTRTDQWGGDVYKRMAFPLAVIESIQEAVAEHADKPFVVGYRISPEEREEPGITMDDTLKFLTAIADQGIDYVHVSVGRFFGGSIREEDNRSRVEIIQQHIGKRVPVIGVGGLQTLSDVKEALEVTPLVSLGHALIMDPDWLSKVQKSRDEEIHQAIYLSKKEQLDIPENLWNMVTNAPGWFRVEE
- a CDS encoding type 1 glutamine amidotransferase family protein, translating into MSNEKVLFVLLDEYADWEAASLAAALNEEPEGQGQQFDVKTVSLTKDPIKSIGGFTVLPDYDIRDVPEDFAGLILIGGNSWRKEESKQVMELVNKAIEKEVVVGAICDATVFLGRNGLFNTIPHTSNYLESLKKVAGENYNNESGYLEQQAVRSGKIITANGSAFLEFGKEVLEALNSAPQKEIDEWYVFLNRAIMSL
- a CDS encoding oxidoreductase, which encodes MLTGKTAIITGGNSGLGFETAKGLITKGATVILAVRNIEKGHSARKELQKLYTSARIIVMPLDLASLDSIRSFVEQVKTSFDTLDLLINNAGIMAPPFGKTADGFELQFGSNHLGHFALTALLLPLLEKTPNSRIVTVSSRAHSRGAIDFDNLDGAKSYHAKKFYNQSKLANLYFALELDKRLKEHDFQTISIACHPGVSATNILKLGNREIPAIFKKIANLFLQPPHMGALATIYAATEPGLTGGEYVGPLGQFQRKGYPAIGTPHIKATNSELSCRLWELSEKLTHTSFDFNP
- a CDS encoding ABC transporter ATP-binding protein, which translates into the protein MEISINELTKTFKDRLAVDHLSLTIRQGEFFALLGENGAGKTTTIKLLSCLLKPTSGDAIMLGDSISRNPQAVKEKLNISPQETAIARNLTVKENLEFIAKIYGSDKETAEQKANSLMEKLGITDRAQSKGRTLSGGLERRVSIAMALISEPQILFLDEPTVGLDVRARLDLWEMLLELKGHITIILTTHYLEEVEALADRIGIMHKGKLCALGTLDELKRQTRQNKLQDVFLQLTAEVEK
- a CDS encoding protein adenylyltransferase SelO, whose protein sequence is MNKKEQTHIGWQLDNSYSRLPEIFYSTFSVNPVPAPKLVLFNKALAAQLGLNPTQLTSEEGIAILAGNAVPVGSTPLAQAYAGHQFGNFTMLGDGRALLLGEQLTPAGKRVDIQLKGSGRTAYSRGGDGRAALRPMLREYLISEAMHGLGIPTTRSLAVVETGEMVRRETPLPGAIMTRIADSHLRVGTFQYAARFAEKEELKTLADYTIERHFPHILNGENRYLTFFREVIQRQAALIAKWQLVGFVHGVMNTDNMAISGETIDYGPCAFMNSFDPKTVFSSIDTQGRYAYGNQPMIAGWNLARFGESLLPLLHDTPEEAVSIAQAELSKYIGLFEHNWLAGMRQKLGIFNSEEEDSALVEELLNLMHQYEADYTNTFRALTFNKLEESELVNANEFKAWHSSWQARLDRQDETLEQSHQLMRDNNPAIIPRNHRVEEALEAAEFRGDYSVLHKLLAVLANPYAHSSEQEAYTEPPEPMSGPYQTFCGT